A segment of the Bacillus pseudomycoides genome:
CTATTTGTCCAATAGCACATCTACAATTATTCTAATATCTGCGATGTAGCAAAAAAAGAACTTGGTGTATCCCAAGTTCTTTCTCCTCTTTACTCATTAAAGATAAATTCTTTAAACTTCTCTACACTCTCAAAATAATAATCTGATTCCTCTTCCATTTGGTTTCTAATTTCCGGTATGTGATGTGACCAACCCGCTGCAGCAAATGTAACGTTACAGCTCTTCGCCATTTCCAGTGCAGGCTTCAAGTCATCTAACACAATGACTTCTTCTTCCTGTAGATCAAAGATAGACAAAATCTTTTTCACTGGATACGGATGTGGTTTTCTTTGACTTTCTTCTAGCTCCCATCCAAACACTGCATCTGGGACAAATCCACAATGCTTTTCATAATCCCTCTTAATGCGACTACTTTCAGAGTGAGAAACAACCGTTACAATTCCGCCCTGTCTCTTAAACTCCCGTACTAATTCAGGAAACCCTTCATAAAAGTCTGGAATTTTCGATTCGGTGTATTTTTTCCAAACCTTTTGTTGGTGCTTTTGTTCTTCTGGCGTGAAACCAATAATATCTTTACACAAACTCAAAAAACCAGGATGAAAACAATTTGAAACAAACTCTTCTAATGATAATGGCGTTTCATCAGGCCTTAAATCTTTTAAAGCTTCTACAAATGATGGATAATGTATTTCCGGTGTACTTTTTACTGCTGTGTCATCATGATCTAGTATTAAACATTTATATTTTAAGTTCACTTTCTTCCTCCATTACAATCATTCCTACTTAATTACTTTCTCTATTATCTCATGTTAGCGTCATACCATCCAATTTTATACCTTTACCACTCTCTATCTCGATTGATTTTCATCTTTTCCTGAAACGCTTCCTCTAAATCAATTTCTAATTTATTCGCTAAATCACATACATTCCAAATCACATCGAACATTTCTAACCCTATTTCTCTTTTTGCATTCTTACCTTCATTTCGCTTTACAATCGCTTCTGTTAGTTCCCCTAATTCCGCCATTAGGTACATTGTACGTATTTCAATTGTTGTATTCTGAAATCCTTTTTTTTCACTAAAGTTTGCTACATACTGCTGAAATTCAGAAAGCTTCATTTTATATTCCTCTTCTCTTTTTATGAATTTCCTCTATCAATCTTTTATCTTCTTTATATTTGCAGCGATTCGGTTGCCCTTCTGCACGATGTATTCTTAAGCTATTTAACTCATACACAACCGAATATAATGTCCCAAAATTATATTTTTTCAGATTTAAACAGACATGCTCTTTACTATTCGATAAGATGCCCTGTACACTTTCTCGATTTAGCGGTGAATTTTTTCTTAACTGTTCTTCCATATAGATATATCTATTTTGAGATTTACTCCAATCATTATCCACATTTTGTTGTAAACCTATCATTTCTTTACTTACAAAATGATTTGTACAAATGATAAAATTTTCATCCTCTCTCGGTCTCCGTACAAACATGTTATGTGGCGCTTTTTCTACTACTGCCATATTTCCTGACCCGTCTGCTAATAAGTAGTTGTTACAGAGTGAAGACGGGAATTTTCTTAAAATATGTATCGCCTCTTCTACCGTACTTGCATTTTCTAATATTTTGCGAACTGCCACATAAAAATTTAATCCCACTTCTTTATATTCACTTTGTACAAGCGTAATCCCCACTGCCAATCCTTGTTCATTCATCCCATCTACTTTCCCTAAAAACACATCAGAATGTCCAACGTACGAATATTTATGGTTAGGACAAATGAGGGAACTCTCCGTATATTTTTTCATATCTAAAATCAGATCATAGTTTCTTCCCATAATCACTTCTGAACCGTTATAAAATGCAAATATACTACATTGCGCCTCTGGCTCGAATATGCCTATACTCAGTATAAAAGAACTTACCTCTTCATACGTTACATGACAACCTTCAGCAAATCCTTTCATTTCTTCTATTAATTCTGGATAGAAATCTTTTAATAGTACATGACTTTGTTGCCCAAAAGCTAATTTTTCTTCTGACACCTTTGGAAACCGGAATCCATTTTTATATAAAATGCTTGCATAATGTTTTCCCATCTCATAATGTGTTCCGCGTAGCCTTGGATGATACATATAATCCTCTCCTTTTCTCTTACTAAGGCTAGGATATATCCTCCTGTAACAGGAGGGTCAATTACGAAGAAACCGGGACACACACTTTCGTTATAAATTGTAACGGATTATGTTTGGATGCCGGCCGAATGTTTCTATAATCGATTTGTTCAGTAAACACTCCTTGTTCATACACTTCAAAAGGTGAATCCCTTACTACATATCCCTTTTCCTCAATGAAATTCATTATTTTTTCATATGCGATTCCTAATTCCGAATATGGTCCCTTTACAATCACGCAAATATGTTTTCCCCCTTCTAAACAACGGACATTTGAAAGTGTATCATCGCACTCTTTTATAGGTACACAAACTTCTAAATCTATTGGTGCATTCCCTTTATAAAATTGATGAAACACTGTCATCAATTTCCCATCTACTTCTAGCCCATATGCATATAACCTTTCAAACAATTTTTTTACAGCAAAATCGATTTCTCGCATACATATTTTTTCACGAACACCGTAAATCC
Coding sequences within it:
- a CDS encoding HAD family hydrolase, with protein sequence MNLKYKCLILDHDDTAVKSTPEIHYPSFVEALKDLRPDETPLSLEEFVSNCFHPGFLSLCKDIIGFTPEEQKHQQKVWKKYTESKIPDFYEGFPELVREFKRQGGIVTVVSHSESSRIKRDYEKHCGFVPDAVFGWELEESQRKPHPYPVKKILSIFDLQEEEVIVLDDLKPALEMAKSCNVTFAAAGWSHHIPEIRNQMEEESDYYFESVEKFKEFIFNE
- a CDS encoding MazG nucleotide pyrophosphohydrolase domain-containing protein, with amino-acid sequence MKLSEFQQYVANFSEKKGFQNTTIEIRTMYLMAELGELTEAIVKRNEGKNAKREIGLEMFDVIWNVCDLANKLEIDLEEAFQEKMKINRDREW
- a CDS encoding C45 family peptidase produces the protein MYHPRLRGTHYEMGKHYASILYKNGFRFPKVSEEKLAFGQQSHVLLKDFYPELIEEMKGFAEGCHVTYEEVSSFILSIGIFEPEAQCSIFAFYNGSEVIMGRNYDLILDMKKYTESSLICPNHKYSYVGHSDVFLGKVDGMNEQGLAVGITLVQSEYKEVGLNFYVAVRKILENASTVEEAIHILRKFPSSLCNNYLLADGSGNMAVVEKAPHNMFVRRPREDENFIICTNHFVSKEMIGLQQNVDNDWSKSQNRYIYMEEQLRKNSPLNRESVQGILSNSKEHVCLNLKKYNFGTLYSVVYELNSLRIHRAEGQPNRCKYKEDKRLIEEIHKKRRGI
- a CDS encoding MerR family transcriptional regulator, with amino-acid sequence MYTVGQFSTICGVSIKTLHHYDAIHLVKPLHTDSVTGYRYYDYEQIKTLKYVKKLKSFGFTLQEIKEVIEGHDDTELVNCLQEKALQLEKKIIKMQQTLGRINQSIDNLNRNDSFLTVSNITECFEEIRERQWIYGVREKICMREIDFAVKKLFERLYAYGLEVDGKLMTVFHQFYKGNAPIDLEVCVPIKECDDTLSNVRCLEGGKHICVIVKGPYSELGIAYEKIMNFIEEKGYVVRDSPFEVYEQGVFTEQIDYRNIRPASKHNPLQFITKVCVPVSS